The DNA sequence CTGGAGCCACTACTATGACATCATAGAGGACTTGAAGACCCAGGTGAGAAAATCCTTGGCTAACTGCCTGGCACTTTCCCCCTATGCCACAAATCAGTGGGTTTTTTCAATAACAATATTCTGAGAGCCCACTCTTATTCCGGGTCACTCAGAATAACCATCTCATTTTAGAAATATAGAGGAATGGATACTTTAGCCTCTACTAACCATAGCCCTGGCATGCAaaatttcctcctcctcatcccaaATGCGTACATGCCACTCATACTTGCATGCTGGTGGAAAAATACTCAGAGGCACTCTTTCTCCATTACTGCTTCACATGTCTAGCACTGAGCTCTCTGACACTGAAAAGAGCTTGTGGGGTTACAATCAGGTGAGCCCTGGCTCAACCTATGTGCACAAAGTATGTCTACAATCCCCAGCCCCTGCTTCTATACCAACACTATCAGGTGCTGTTAGAATGAGCATTCCCGACAGGCATTAAGAGGGAGCAGCCCAAGAATCTCCCTTGCACATACAAAATGGCATTGAGGAGGGTGATGGAGAAGGGGGTGATAGGGAGGTCTACAGTTGATTTTACATTTGAGATGGTTATATGTGATGATATGAAAGGAAAAACATTAACAACAAAAAGTCATTTGAAACACATTACTAGCTATGTAATCTGTGTTGTCTCCAGTGGTACTCACAGACTGAAGCTCCTTTCCATCTGAGGGGGTCTTGGGCAACTAGTATCTCTCGGCCTCAGCATGCCCATCTGCAACATGGAAATAATATTATGTTACTGTTCTGAACCTTCAAAGTGCTATAAAAATACTAAGTTTTACATTGTTTTTGGGGTCAGCATGAACCCCAAACTAACATCAGAGGAACGTACCCTTGCAAAAGTCTTCCAAATAAATTACATCTGAGCATTATTTATGTGACAGTGTTTATATCCTCCCCAACTTTACTAAGGAGCCTGGGCTGATATAAATGGGGTTACTTAATTTTCaccttcacaacaatcctgtgagggagGCTACGTTCAGAGGTGGGGACTTCTAAAAACACTAGCTACTGAGCAATGATCTGAACACATACTTGCATCTCCCTAATTAAAGTCTTTCTGCTAAACAAGGGTGACCAAAGTCGATACAGAGACCAAGGCAAGGATGGGTGAAATGGGGTGAGGAAGGGACAAAATGGAACTATAGACTTCCAACAGGcgtgggagggggaaagcaggagATGTGAGATTGTTGATTTATTCAGCTCACCTACCTTCTGGTGAGCTCACCTTGGTGTTtcttctacattttttttaagatttcgagtcctttggagacaggggaccatttatttatttcattttctctgtaaccactttgtgaactttatttaattaaaaagcagtatataaatattcttaataattaagACCCACTAAGAGAGCTATAGTGATAATGGCCAATAGGGCTTCCAATCATTGGAGTAGTCTTAAAGTTATTAAGAATGGCTTGATATGCAAGAATTGGCAAGTGAAGTGTGTTATAGCATGAAATGTTCTGCAGTCAGCGACTTTGTAACCCATTAATTCCTACATATCAAAATAggtggagagtaagccccaccctCTAGATAAGTAGTTCATAATCAAACCTACTGCTGGACCTTTGGGTCTACTTCTACCTACTTAAACTGCTTTCTTATTTAAtaaaattcttatttatttaataaagttCTTTCTTATTTAATAAagtttataattattatttatttctgtattATCTTAAATTATATATCTATGCATCACTGCATATCAAGCATAATTGCAagggctgttaaaaaaaattggcagcCTGAATGGATTACAAGATTTGCTCTGATTTAAGCAATCTGAGATGACTCCCACCATTTTGTTTCCATAGCTGTGATCAACCACACTGCTCAGAAACTCACTCCACACATGAATGCCCActgaaaaaaaattttcttgttcAATCAGCACGTAGTGTCCTTGTACTGTATCTTCTTGCTCTTGAGTTAAAATACACTAGGTGCAAATTAATGGTGCAGAAGTATATAAGATGCAAAAGGAGGACATTATGTGGATCAGGCTTAATATGATCAGATTTCAGCTCATATTATACCCTACTATAATATAGGGGAAAATTAAGGTGGCTTCCTCTCACCACTAAGTGCATTCAACCAGTCCCTGCAAGTCTCTGGTTGGGATTTACGCTCCCCTAGACAGAAAGTGAGATATCTGGGAAGGCTGAGTTCCAGTGACCTTAACTGTAGAAATTCAGCCCTGAATATGAACCCACACCTTCACATCAGTAACAAGTTCCACAAAAAGGAATATCTCTAACTATTATGCGTCTGGAATTATCACCCTTTTGCTTTCCTGGCTAGTGCCAAACAGTTTCCTGATAGGCAGTGCTTCAACAGTTAAACTCTTGTGCAGCATGGAGAGTCAGGCCACAAGGGCAGCTGAATTTCTGCACAGGAACCCAGCCAGAAAAAGAAATAACTCCATGAAAAGAAGCTGAAGTCAGTCAGTCACTGATAAGGTCTCTGGCTTAGAAGTGCTAAGTCATGAGCCTCTTTTTCTCCTGAAAATTGCTCTTCTTATCTCCACCATATGCTAGTCGCTCCCTAGTTCCTCCCTTAACAATTTCTCATACAGGAGTGATCCAAGGTTCAATAGCGGCACACACAAAAGTTAATCATCAACCAAACTTCTTCTGAGAGATTGGCTCATCTGTGCCAACTGTGGGACGCTCCAGTGCTTTTCTCAAATGAGAAGTGCTAGGCACTCATCCTACTTAGAATTCATGCCTAGAAATACTTCCTGAACCCCAGCAGTTGAGGGTAGAGTTATCAACTTTTGTCCTCTGGCTGTATTCCTTTAAAATTGCTTGATTCAGCAGcctacagacacacacacacacacaccccaatctaGCTTCACCTGTTGAAGTTCAGCCTGTTATGAAATGGCTGAAGACATGAGGGGGAGGAATAGGCAAATGTTACAGGATTTGGTTTTGGTTACTGAATAGTAAGGGAGAAGGCATTTTGGTCATTCTCCGAGGTATTCTAACCTTGGAAACAGGTTCATGGGCTATAACACCATGAACCCTGGCTCCAGTTAAGGCCAAATAGGATTCTTCCCCCAACCATAGTTTGAGAAGCTCAGCAGCAAGGTTTCTGCATCTTTGAAAGTGATGTGATGTCAGTAAATTGACAGCTGAAGCTTTTGCCCTGCATGCGGGTAGAGCAATGGGTTCAAATGCTGATTTGTTCACCCTGCAGAGCAGTTGTGGAAGCAGCAGAATTTCTGCCAGGAAAACCCCACATCCAGGGGATTCCAAATTATGCTTGGTAGTGAGGCTCAAGGGGCAGTCCTTACCGGGGGAAAAATGGTGTAGGtatgggaaagggggggggtagATGTTTGTTCTGAGTCATATATAATAAATGAACAAacagagcaaaggaaaaaaagataatGGGTAGAaatggcacctggaaaagacaggtgTATAGGACAAAAGGTAAAGGAGGTAGGTTAGAGGGTGTGGTTACAACTGAAAGATGAAAGAAAAGCAATAGAGTTCTCATGGGAAAGCtggcttggagggggggtgtcATTATGAGGAACCTTCTTAGAAATTTCGCAGTGGTTTTTCAAAGCCGGGATTGGATTGTACTGCACAGTATTCTTTTGTAAGTGCCCTTAAGGCCTTTACTGGCagctgcaaagaaaagaaaaccagagCACAATTAAGCCCTTGATAGATTACCCTGCAAGGTATGGTTGCCTGGAGCACACCCAATGCTCCAGAGAGCTTCTCCTGTAGCAACCTTTCCTGCTTCTCAAGAAACAATGGTCCTTTTCTAAGGCATGGAAAGAGTGTCTTCTGCTTTCCCTGCTCTTCCCCATCAGAgcttctgtacctttaacagctgCCTGCAAAGCAGCTATTCTAAAAGGGAAGCTTTCCCTATCGCTATATTTGcacggggtagatgggactcgttagactgggaaggaagctcatctgagagaaggaaaactctgatcacaaacctccactgccttgtggctacatccagttatggaaaaggcttcaggagtcaacctcgaggcaaaatccggagccggagtccctcacgcagttcagggctgaacacagtcacgttctggcaactcctgcgacgtcgctggaaccgaccgtattggcctctgcctttccattggaccatttcagcgacatggagaggggggatttgctgcatgggtaacagcctatcctccatacctactttacccaggcttcgcgcactggagaggacactctgttccagaaccaccattcagagcgtgacaccatggtcttctgagactgaaggatgccaacaagaagaagaagatttgcatgggccataactcagtggaaGAGCCTGTATAACTGATCTCCCAATTCTGGTCCCTGAAACATCTCAGATACCAGTTAGTGAGGGGGATACATAACGTTAGCAAGACAAGAAAAGAATTCTGCCCTAGCACATGTGTAAGAAGCAGCACTGATCCTATTTGACTAAAGCAGGAGGTTCCCTTTAAGAATATTGGGCTCTAGGTTGCCTTGGGAACCTGCGATGTGAATTGCACCTGTGCTGGCTTAGGCAAACAATGGAAAACTGTGTAGACCGGCAGAAAACCAGTAGGGTCAGGTTGCACTGGCCTTCTTCTACcaagaaacaaaaaggaaattaGGTAGTTTGCTGGTATAGACCTGGGAGAGTAATTTCAAGAATCAATGCTTCAAACTGTGAGCTCTGATTGATGTTCAGTCCAAAAggattagggttgccaacttttgtaTCAGCCCTACTCCTCTGCCTTCTCATGCTTTGTACAAGTTAACAAATCCATGTTGTATAAAGCTTTGCTGATTTCTGCAGGTCCAGGTGCTGGCAAAGGCACAGGGTTTCAGTCTCGGCCAGGACACTCAttttggtcagttggcaaccctagtaaAGACTGATCTTCTTTCTTACATTGTATTCATGCATTTGTCCTGTGCTTCCTTCCCTGTTTTCAGATCTTTGACCACGCAGTGGAGAACGCTGGCATTCTCCTGCAGATTGACAATGCTCGTTTGGCTGCTGATGACTTCCGCGTCAAGTGAGTGAGTTTGTTTGACCTGGTTGACTCATCTTTTGAAAGCTTAGAGCATAAACCATATATACTGTATCTACAACTTGAGCAAAAGGATTAATCTCTGACTGGAGGATCACAGAAATGCCCTTAGATTGGATTTATGGGGGGAATGCAGCGGAATGGGtccccctctgcaaacctcaTGCTATGAAGGATTTTCCAGTTGCTTTCAGGGCACCTCATATACAGGAGGGCCCAGATCCACTGCAGTTTGATTGTCTCTAAACAAATCAGCAATGTGAGAGGCAACTAAAGCTTGGCAAATAAGGTTGACCCTATAAGTAAGTGGGGGTAGAGGGCTGTGCCTAGTCTTTCTTTAGTGCTATGTTCGGTCTTCCTTCCTATGTGAGCATAAGGTTCTTCAAGACTTACAGCCCGGATGGTGTAAATGACCCTTGTTCCTTTCAGTGGTATAGGTAATTATCGTGAggtccagtgccaagctcaaaatgttgccctggaagttatgtcacaaccagaagtgacatcatacccaggctttttaaaaagtgaaaattgggaggaacccacctcctccccgcagcagctcaccacccacttgctctgctgccttcccctagtcagtggcatagctaaggcatctatctacaacatTTCGTAgtccccccgcatgacaaaatcaaatttaattcagtcaataaataaaaagttattggttccatgctgtatcataacaacatctcattggcactcagaacaaacagtctcgtAGGTCAGTTGGGAattaaacaaatccactttttttccacaaggcagttatgttttcattttctggttaattggccataacttttgatagaaaaaagatattccagtgcagtttatttcattgcattctgcattaaattacctttccaatgacatataacatgatggtattattcatacatagcaagattttccacaattttggtcactagtgtcaagttcagcttgttgcccccctaaagcttgatgcctggtgcaacagctatcccctgcacccccttagctacaccactggttccttTCATGAGCAACTGTCCGACATGTTTTCTCAGAGCAGAACATAATACAAATAACCAAGTTCTTACGGCTTCTGTAGAAGAAGCTGCAGTTCTCTATTCACCcccacccatttttaaaaaaatatttttcacaatAGAGTTTATCACAGTAGTGTTTACCCTGGCCTTGTTAGCCGTGGAGAGGGGCAAGGGGCAATGCAGGGCACTAAAACCCCATTCCTCTCAACTCTTATTCAACCATCTGTTTATCTTCTGACATTTCAGCATGCATCTTAAACTTATCTTCACatccataagggctagaaacttgcttgttGCAAAAAAAATCAGGAATCTGAATTCTGCACCCAATACCATGTTTCTATACTTGCACAAAATCATAATCTATACAGACCTCTAGCACTCTCACATACTCTCTCTCCATAAGATCACAACCAACCCAGTGACCATGTACCAAATGGATTGCTGTGAAGTCCTCACACCTTCTCTTCTCTCACCTAGGTTTGAATCTGAACTGGCCATCTGTCAGTCAGTGGAGAGTGACATCAATGGCCTCCGCAAAGTCATTGATGACACCAACATGAGCCGTCTGCAGCTGGAGAGCGAGATTGAAAGCCTCAAGGAAGAGCTGATTTTCATGAAGAAGAACCACCAGGATGTAAGGCTCTGCTTGCAGTTGGCAGACGGAAGGGACAAAACTTTGATGGGAAGGGAGTTACTGCCTTCAGTAAACAGGACTGATGAGGCTAGTCATGGACAATGCCAGTGATTTTGTCCATGGGAGGAGACCTTCACCTTTCACAGTCAATGTTGGGTTCATTTTGTtattccttcctccttctcccttcaTAGGAAGTAAACAGCTTGCAGGCTCAGATTGCCAACTCAGGGTTGACAGTAGAAGTGGATGCTCCCAAGACTCAGGATCTGTCCAAGATCATGGCCGAGATTCGGGCGCAGTATGACGTCCTGGCTCAGAAGAACCTTGAGGACTTGGACAAGTACTGGAGCCAGCAGGTAAGCAGAAGCTTTTGCAATATATTCCTAGGATGGATGTAGTACCCTTTTAGTCCTTATGTGCTTCAGAGTGATCATGATGGAGAGATGGCTATGCATATTTCAAATACTGTACAAAAGCAGCCCAAAGTAAATTTGTTATTGTCAAAGGTTGAGATCCTCATGAAGTAACACTAAGATTGTGTGTCTCTTCACCTTTCCCGTAGATCACTGAGAGCACAGTCATCATCGACCAGAACACTAAGGAGCTTGAAACTCACCGCGTCACCATCACTGAATTGCGTCGCACCCTTCAGACATTGGAAATTGAGTTGGAGTCTCTACGCAACGTGGTATGAATCACATGTTGTGTGTCATGTATATGGTGCGATCTGGCTTCTTCATTCATCAGGTGCTTTAAAAGAGCCTGGTAGGGGAAGGAGCAAGCTTGCTCTTTCCTTTGCACAGGCTCTTTAAACACAGGAGGAAATGTAGAATGTGCTGGGAGCAAAACTGCTATGCCTGACAGTGCTTTGCTTTGATTTcttgctttgattcaagagtctGCACTCTTGCGCGCATTTAAACGCATTCCCTTGAAAAATGATTGCTTTGCCTATCCCAGGCAGGTTTCAGAGTTAAACCTTGGTGAATCTTGTAAAGAATACCACCTCAGGTAGGAATGTCCTCCATGGCGTTCAAAGGAAGGGCTGATGTCAACCCAAGTCTGAAACTGTCCCTTTGCTAGACACTAACAGCCAGCAATAAGGATAGCACTATAAGCGTTGCCTCTAAGGAAGAGCTGGTGCATATGGAGGCTTGCAACTTCCATGGGATGAATTCTGCTTCCCAGAGAGGGAAAGACTTTGGGCTCAGTAAAATGATCTAAATCTGTTCCAGAGGGTGGATGTTTCAGTGGATGATGCCCAAGGGAAACAATCCTGAACCTAAGGGTAGAGCAAATTTTTATCATGCTTCCAAAATGGAGGCAGGACATGGTGCACAGGATGGTATGAAGACGATAACTTACAACAGGCAGATTCCTGGTTGTCTCAGTCAGACAGGCATAATGCTGactttcattttgctttttgttCCCCTGCAGAAAGCCAATCTGGAGGGCAACCTGCATGAAGTGGAGACCCGCTATGCCATACAGGTGGAGCAGCTCAATGGGCTGTTGCTGCGGATTGAGGCTGAACTAGTACAGGTGCGGAATGACGTCCAGCGCCAGGCAGAAGACTACCAGGCCCTGCTGAACATCAAAGACAAGCTGGAGGCTGAGATAGCGACCtataggaggctgctggagggcgGAGAAGAGCTAAGGTGAGCCCCCTGGTTTAGTGTGCTTTTCAGGGCCGAGAAGAACATGGTAGATCAGGGTCCCAACCTGAACTCTTTATGTTTTCTAGACCATTGCTGTACCAGTACAGTGGCCTTCTTCCCCttcccagtcttcccagtctaTCACCAGTGTTTCCTGAACCTCTATtagaaaataacagcccaatcctgtccacactttcctgggagtaaaccccattgactccaatggggcttacttctgagtagacatgcatagggttgggctgtaagtgtgccTTGACTTTATTAAAATTAGATGCACAATATGCACTTATATTAGATGAGATTTATTTCTACATTCTCTTAAGAACGCCCTACTCTGAGTTGCTGAGCCCCTCTGCCACATTTAACACCCCTTTGGGCTCTTTTGAGGAAGAAAGTGATTGATGGGTAGTTCCCATGCAAGGGCCAGATCTACTTGGATTCAGCAACAGAGCTGTGCCTTCAGAGAATTCTCTATACATCTCTTCTATCACTCATGGTCGCAGCTATGCATTCTGGAATACCTGTTTTCTGCCTGTACAACCAGCATAACAGAATTGCTTC is a window from the Tiliqua scincoides isolate rTilSci1 chromosome 2, rTilSci1.hap2, whole genome shotgun sequence genome containing:
- the KRT18 gene encoding keratin, type I cytoskeletal 18, which gives rise to MSYSRTTSYSISRPVSVVQKVAPMTSAASVYAGAGGSGSRISRDPVAFGTRYIGGGGGGYGGFSSSFSISGSGVVQNEKETMQDLNDRLANYLEKVRSLEADNRRLEIQIREYMEKKGPSIQDWSHYYDIIEDLKTQIFDHAVENAGILLQIDNARLAADDFRVKFESELAICQSVESDINGLRKVIDDTNMSRLQLESEIESLKEELIFMKKNHQDEVNSLQAQIANSGLTVEVDAPKTQDLSKIMAEIRAQYDVLAQKNLEDLDKYWSQQITESTVIIDQNTKELETHRVTITELRRTLQTLEIELESLRNVKANLEGNLHEVETRYAIQVEQLNGLLLRIEAELVQVRNDVQRQAEDYQALLNIKDKLEAEIATYRRLLEGGEELSLKDALLESTMQTTQTVHTTKIVDGKVVSDSTESKVLKR